The DNA sequence ATATCATCTATCAACTTCCACTCTCTTACATTAAAACCTATCCAAGACCACACCTAAATTGCACTGCATTATCATGTTACTGCTGGAATGGATAATTTAATAGCTTTCTTGAAGTCCTGCTTCTGATTCATATTGATTATTGATTTTATAGGAACATTGGTTCAGTGCGGTTTCCAAATATATAATGTTATTAACAGTATATTCATACTTGTTAGTTGTTACTATTACTGTGATAGTATTTCTGTTGGTCTTAAAATTGTTTAATCCCAAGGTGTTTGGGTAACTTACACTTTCCGAAAATTGTGGGCTGGGAATCCCTGCAGCCAAAGATCTGAATATCGGAGTTACTTGAACAGGGGAACCAAACTCCACTCTTGATGAGGCTGAAACAGCGCTATCATTGTTTATTTGTTCTTCCGAATTCGGCAGCATATCTACTATGGAAATATGTATATCTTATTAGCATTTTGGTTCATTAAAATGATAAGGGTATTAATACATGAGGGAGAAAAGGTAATATACTTTAGAAAAATGATAGAATTTTCATTCTTAATAATGAATTATGTTACCTTGATCCAGGGTTGCAGTAACTAGAACACCTCTCTCACATCCATCTACTTCTTTCTTATCTTCAATTTGTGTGGTTTTCATTTCAGTTTCTATATCCCGGTGTGAAGAGTGTTCCATAATGTCACCAGCTGAGAGAGGGAGGATAGTTGATCCTGTACTGTATTCAGAACTGGCTGGAGAGTCTTCATACAGATCCATTTGCCTGaatcatattaaaaaaatattagtctTCTTATTAAGCATACaggaaattatatttttaaagtcTTTAAAGTACCTCCAACATGGCTGGCCTCCCTCATTACTACTCAAGTCTTCAACCATATTTTTAAGATCAGCAAGCTTTAAACCTTGAATCTTGCATTTCAAATTGTTTGCTTCTTTGGTTCGGTTCAAAAACTCTTGAAGAACCTAGCACCAATCCAAAGTAGTGTCAGTTGAACTCTACAAAGTAATGGCATTTCTCATATCTGCTCAAGAATGACAGTTACTTCAGACTTCTTAAAGGCAAGGTCAACTTCCTTTAATGATTCATGTCTCTTGCCATCTTCATGACTAGAGAGATTGCAGATGTTCTGGAAAGTATATGAATATGAAATGCCTAGTACTTTACAGTTACATTTTGATGCTACAAATGTGACTTCTATGATTCTACTTTGGTTCTGTTGATGCTGAACTTTTATTAGAGACTAGAAATATGTTGTCTCTACTAGAGGCTGTTCTCATGAAACCAACTACATATTTCAATTTTGACAAAAACATAACGTGCTCAATGCTCAAAATCAAAACAATACAGGCCAAGAGATTATGGAGGTTCACCTTCCACGTGTTTTCAAGACTTTGGTCCATGTCCTCTGTATCAATATTTTGAGCTAGTGAGCTAAGCAACTCTgcttgttgcattaatgcatcTATTTTTGGGTCATCCCTTTTTAGAAATGTTCCTtgagttttattattttgagcTGCAAAGGCATAATAAACCAGTTTAATATTAGAATAGGAGGATGGCCAAAGTTACATTTGCTGAACATCTTAACTGCAACTTGTTTTATGCTTTAGGTTTCAAAATTTGAGAATCACGTTATGTATGTAACTAATAAAATTCAATTTGGAGATAGTTACCAGAACTACTAAACTTGGCATTGCAAATTTGAAGCTCGTCTAGCaaattgtttatgttttgtgagttttgagctAATACTGCAAATGGTGTCCTTGGATGCTGATTTATCGAAGTTCCATTTCGTAAATGTGATCTATCACCAAACTTGATCTTCCCTCCATCATCCGTGATATGAGCCCTCCTGCATTACAATAGGAGAATATTTTAGCATCATTCTTTGTAAATTTGTGTATTGGGATTCATAAACCGTACTTTACCTCATTTTCTTGATAGATATAGCAGATTCTGATGTTGCATCTGTATTATAAGCATGTTGGAAAACAATTTTCTTGttatttgaattgatgtgtgatgaaATGCTGTTCTCTTTAGCTAAAGCTTCATATTTTTGCCTCTTTCTGCAGAGTGTAGAGAAGCGATTTTTCACAGCATTATCCGTTCTGCATACAAAGCATGATCAATAAGATTTGAATGTTCACACAATTTCCATTCTGAATGTGCATGAAGAGGAGAATGACTTTTGTTACCTTCCTGAAACCACTTTCGCTATTTCTGTCCATCTGTTGCCATATAATTTTTGAGcctgcaaagaaagaaattaaagcCACAAAACAGATTTACTGAAATATGGATAGGCTAGAGTAGCAAATCAAGCTTGTTCTGTAGACTTTTTCATTGAAATCCAAATTCTTAAAGTTGTGTAGATTCCTAATCTTATACAATAAAGTAAGCTTGTTAAACTCGAATGGAAAATCTAACTTTTGGAGAGAGGAAGCATGGATATACCTCACACAAGAGCATGTCTTCCTCTGGTGACCATCCACCTTTCTTGAAATCAGAATTCAAGTAAGTGTACCATCTGATATTTTATTAGTTACTTCAGAATCAGATTGgaaacaacaataataacaacaacaacaaagcagAAGATCAAGGAAATTCAAAATACATAATAAGCATTTCAAAATCTCCACCTTCTTCTGCACTGTCTTGTCGTTTTGTCCTTGAATTTAGAAGCAATAATTGCCCAACTGCATATAGTTTTTTGGCAATAACAAGAACCCATTTTAATGTTACTTCAAGGAAGGAAAGAAGCAAAAACAATGGTAACCCAGGAGAGGAAGAATTAGTACTTTTCAGTTCCATGGATACCAATCTGCTCTCTCAGTATATCATCTTCCTGAAACTTGCATAACCAAGCATAAGACAATATTCAAATGCAAATGGATTCATAAGTAGACAAAGAACTAttattaaacaattaaaaaaaaatgcaataGAGAGAATAAGTTTTTACCTCTTGAGTCCAAGTTACAATGTGACCCTTCTTCTTAGATTCTCTGTTACACTGTTCTTCCTGTTTCTTCATGTTTTTGATTTGTCTCTCAAAGGTGTTTTTCTATTGAGGTGGCTCTCTTGCTTGCATGCTAAAACCAAACGCTCCACCTctgtaaaataatataaaagctATTATGGTTTGTggatgaaaaaaaatgaaaaagggggcaaaaaaaaagaaggtggaaccacttcttctttctctttcattGGCCTTTACCTATAACAAGCATAAATTCCATTTCCAAAAGACATTACCAAAAGGTACTCAactgaaaaatataataataaaaaaaggagTATTACCCTCTAAAAAAATGGCCTCGGATACTAACTTTTCAGACACCCTCCTTTTGATCTCAGTCTCTATATTCTGCAGTCAAAGAAGAACAGAAGAGAACTGAACACAATCCAATGCTCAAACCAGAGATGCCAGAATAACATGAaatgaagaaaaatagaaaatgggCAGTGAATAATATAAAAGTGGATTGTCAAATGGTAAATGGGATTGGATCAAAATCTTGAATTTCTCCAAACCCAAATAAGTACCAACTAGGCAACTACCAACCAATTTATTTGATGTTGTGCTAATGTGTAACTAATAATCCAGAAAAAAGTGCTGGATCTAAACAAATTTCAGAAACTTTGGGGGATACACAAATGAGGTGAAAATAAGGGTAGGTTCAAACTCAAAAATTTGTTAGGtagacacaaaataaaattgtacCTCAACTATATGAAATTTTGTGCCGTTTGTTGTGATACCATCTGAGttaaactaaaagaaaaaatctGGTAAGAACCAATCAAAGTGAGCAACAACACTGTGGAGTGTTGGAAGTTGGAAGTGAACCAAAGACTTTAAGACCAAAGTAGTAAGATTGATCTGTCTCATATCATATTTCAACAATGTTTTCGTTCTCTCTCCAACTTTTCAAAACGGTCACTCAGCTTATGAGTTTATTATGAGTTGGGTGGTTCTCTTTTCTTGCAAGAAAGAATCAGAGGGAGAGAAAACATAAAGTCATAAACTAATAGGAGCAAGCGAGCaggattaattaattaatatagtTTAACTTAGGTTAGTGTGCGGGTATAAGGGGAAGTTTGAATGTAACGCTGAATTCCATGAGATGAGAGGGTCCTGCAATGTGACTTGTGCAGTGTCAAGTGTCTAGTGTGCACAGTGCAGTTTATATAATAATAAGGCCCCACTTTCACAGCTTGCACCTATGTAACACTACCATGTGTGATCAAATCATATGTATCTATAATCTAAGTTATCTTAGTTAATTATGCATATGCATTGGAGTATATCATAAGGTTATTATAAAAATGATATCTGAGTGAGGGTTGATactaatgtaattttttataataaaaatgttaAGGGTATATATAATAGGGGAGTGAACATCATGTACAACAGCTGCATGCATACATAATTACTTGGctatatgaattttgaaattttgtgaaTTTTAAGGTGACATGAGACTGTGCGTGACACTTAACAATCTAGGCTACACCGCCCACTCTTTTGCATTGAAATTTTAATGGTTCATGACTTCATGtgtcttattcatcttttcatTATGTTCATGCCAAATGTACAACCACAACTTCATGCATGATTTTCATTTCTTCTATAGAATTTAATTACATAGTCATAGAAAATATGGAGTATGCttgttttttattgttttataattgattttgttaaaataaattttagtcaAGATTGATTATGAAACATAAAGTGATTTATATTTGGCAACTTCAATTTTGttaaaattgatattatttgaattttgtaattgtagttgtaaatcatatttttaaattttttgactTTAGCAGGTATtgggatttttttaaaataaataaatttaattattttaaaattatttatattttaataaaataggTATACATATATTTTGTATATGTTCAGTTGCTTGGGTCTTGAACGAGTCGAATGCAGTGGAGATTAAGAGATGGTGGAGTGACTGGCTCCGGCTCACCTTCGCGCGTTGGGTCTCCTGGGTTGTTGAGAAGAAGAGGTCGGGGTGTGAGGTCCTGCCGAATAGCGATTTGGTGTAGAGGAGGGACCATTGCAAAAGAATATCCGTACAAAAGCGGCAATTAGAGTAAAAGGTAGGTGACGTACCTTTAGGGAGGAGTAAGTCCCTCTTCTTATATGgcctttcaaaaaattttctttccaGTTGCCATGTACCTCATACAGGGGAGATGACATTCGGGTCACCACCCAACTCGAGTCGTGCAAGGCCATCGAGTCGGCCGGCCCTTCGAATCCAGGTGATAGGCTAGGTAGGCTGGGCTGGGCCGGAACAGTatacaatataaataaaataagtaaaaataatattactTATCTCgatttaaaaagtaaaatcaataaatttattatttgtattatattaatttgatttttatttcaatctaataatttattttttctaataattgtGATTTTCATTTATCAATTTAATTACCAAAATAATAAACCTGATTTGCATCAGCCctaaaatatttacaaattaACCTCTACTTGAAATTACGTTTTGTAGGTTATTTAATTTTGgataaactattatttttatccACTAATATTCGAAACAATAACaaacttaattacaaaaaaataaaaataattttatattcataaaagatgaatttcaattaataaaaatatctaaattctaaaaaattatctaaaatttataaattatccTTTTTAacctaatttattttatatttttttttcaattgttaGTTAGAATACTCAACCACAAATGGAAAGTAAAGTTGAAAGCTCAACGAAACAAACTGGTTGAGCCAACCAAACCACAACAAACCTAATAAGAGGCACTCCAAATTTACAGACCAACACCCATAAACACCAAAACAAACAGCCCCCTCCTAACCAAACACAACAAAATCCAAGATTCTAAAACAcaagtataaaaaataaatagtagTGATGTTACAATACTCCTGCATTGTTTggaattttaaaacttttttatattattaatattataatgtGTGTTAGGGCAGTATTTTAGGAGGTATTCTATTAATagagtttttattatatattgataACATCATTAAACAATTAATAcaaaagaattatatttttttaaaaagttagtatttaaaaaattaacactaacttaaaattatacttttaaataaaaatataaataatcattaaatattaatctttcatctttatttatttattaagcaatgttttttttattttagtattttattagtgttaatttttttactaaaataaaataaaaaatttattgttcccataacaattttttttatttttatcttttaagatttattttgtttaaaatttcATAAACTCATTACAGAACGATCTAAATCGTActgatatatttttatttttaactaatctaattttattcgcataatttaaaattttaaattataacatttttaattaaatttaaataaatataatttaattaataacttaatttaatttgataaaaataaacgTATTCATACTATTATACttatatgattaattatatttattcaatttaaaaaaaaagtaactaTTTAAAACTgttaattaaaagttaaaaaaatcatatattcgtattatttttaatataactaTGTTTACAATACTCCTTAATAGTTTGGTAAATCAACCATCTATAAAGTCTTGAATTATTTAATGAATCAATATtccatatatttttatttttaaatatttttaaattagctTTTCGCAGTTaaaattttcatgattttttttatatttattttatctcttatgctttaaattaaagaaatctttatatttattttacctCATGGTTCTCTTTCTCAAATCTCACTTCTAACCAAATTCATCACTGTCGTTCACCACCGTCGTCGGTATCTCGTTCAACGTCACATCTCcttcattatttttattgtcgCATCGCCGTCCCGGAGCCACTTTGCCTCACTGACTTAATGTCCCGCAGGCCGCAACCGTACCCACGTCGTAGCTGTCTTCTCTTCACCGTGGTTATTTGCCGCCTACTTCTCCCCTATGGTATGAGTGGTGATTCTGTTGGGCTCTTCTGTTCTCGGCACATTCAAC is a window from the Arachis stenosperma cultivar V10309 chromosome 3, arast.V10309.gnm1.PFL2, whole genome shotgun sequence genome containing:
- the LOC130965220 gene encoding transcription factor MYB88-like isoform X1, which codes for MKKQEEQCNRESKKKGHIVTWTQEEDDILREQIGIHGTENWAIIASKFKDKTTRQCRRRWYTYLNSDFKKGGWSPEEDMLLCEAQKLYGNRWTEIAKVVSGRTDNAVKNRFSTLCRKRQKYEALAKENSISSHINSNNKKIVFQHAYNTDATSESAISIKKMRRAHITDDGGKIKFGDRSHLRNGTSINQHPRTPFAVLAQNSQNINNLLDELQICNAKFSSSAQNNKTQGTFLKRDDPKIDALMQQAELLSSLAQNIDTEDMDQSLENTWKVLQEFLNRTKEANNLKCKIQGLKLADLKNMVEDLSSNEGGQPCWRQMDLYEDSPASSEYSTGSTILPLSAGDIMEHSSHRDIETEMKTTQIEDKKEVDGCERGVLVTATLDQVDMLPNSEEQINNDSAVSASSRVEFGSPVQVTPIFRSLAAGIPSPQFSESERNFLRKTLGVESPSLNPSAQSSQPPPCKRALLDSLQS
- the LOC130965220 gene encoding transcription factor MYB88-like isoform X2, whose protein sequence is MKKQEEQCNRESKKKGHIVTWTQEEDDILREQIGIHGTENWAIIASKFKDKTTRQCRRRWYTYLNSDFKKGGWSPEEDMLLCEAQKLYGNRWTEIAKVVSGRTDNAVKNRFSTLCRKRQKYEALAKENSISSHINSNNKKIVFQHAYNTDATSESAISIKKMRRAHITDDGGKIKFGDRSHLRNGTSINQHPRTPFAVLAQNSQNINNLLDELQICNAKFSSSAQNNKTQGTFLKRDDPKIDALMQQAELLSSLAQNIDTEDMDQSLENTWKVLQEFLNRTKEANNLKCKIQGLKLADLKNMVEDLSSNEGGQPCWRQMDLYEDSPASSEYSTGSTILPLSAGDIMEHSSHRDIETEMKTTQIEDKKEVDGCERGVLVTATLDQDMLPNSEEQINNDSAVSASSRVEFGSPVQVTPIFRSLAAGIPSPQFSESERNFLRKTLGVESPSLNPSAQSSQPPPCKRALLDSLQS